The DNA sequence GAGCATGTTGTCTTGCGACAGCTTTTATATGTTACCACATCGCAAGCGATGTTGTCAACATATTTTTTTGCTTCACAGCCGTAGCTGCAAAAGCAGCTGACTTCTCACTGAAGCAGCTTATATAGTATATCACAGGTAAAAAGTTATGTCAACACTTATTCAATAAATGTTTTCGTAGACACTTACTTTTATACAGTGTATCACATAACAACATCACCGTCAATGAAGTTCCTGTTCAGTTTACAATATTTTCTGACAAATTAAATCTAATAAATACATAATAAAAAAGACTGATCAGCTAATTTCACTTAGCATAAATTAAAAAGAAGTAAGATGACTACGCCAAATCACCCGTATGACAATTGCTGCATTTTATTATTTATGTATTGTCAGGGAATTGATAAAGCCGACTTATTTTTTTATTATATATGGGTGCCTAAGCCTTCATCTTGCAATAAAATATTGCCAATGTTCAAGATAGTAATCTGCTATATACCTACGCTCTCCTAGAGTACAGATTTTGATGAAGTCTATAGCATTTTTTCTGTAAATATATCACATTTTCAACTCCATATTCATCTATAAAATTATTATCCGCAAAGTATGACTTTCTTCGCTATGAAAAAAATTCCCTTTTACTTTGTTCTGCCCTATGAGCAAAGTAAAAGGGAATCCAAAAAATGTTCTTCAAATATTTATGCCTAGACTGCCGCTTTAATAATCGAACTTCCAGCAATACCAGGATGTGTCATTTCTTCAGTAGATAGAATAACAGCCAAATCTTCTTGAGTTAACAACCCTTTTTCCAAAATAATTTCACGTACAGGACATCCTGTCTCCAATGCTTCTTTGGCAACCTGAGCAGACTGCTCATAACCTAAATACGGCGCTAATGCAGTAACAATACCAATACTATTATCAACTAAAGAAGTACAGCGATCTTCATTAGCCTGAATAGAACAAACACAAGTTGTACGGAAAACATGTAAAACTTGCGTCAGCATCGTTAATGAATTAAATAGATTATAGGCCATAACTGGCTCCATAACATTGAGTTCAAATTGCCCTGCTTCAACAGCCAAACCAATAGCCGTATCATTACCAATTACTTGAAAACACACCTGATTGACAACTTCAGGCATGACAGGATTGACCTTGCCAGGCATAATAGACGAACCAGGTTGGCGAGGCTCTAAATGAATTTCATTTAACCCACAACGAGGTCCTGAAGCCATCAACCGTAAATCATTACAAATCTTTGAGAGCGCAAGGGCGCCAACTTTTAAGGTGCCAGAAAATTCAGCCAAAATATCCGTGTTTTGTGTGCCATCCACAAGATTGGTACACGTAGAAAAAGTTTCTCCTGTCAATTTTGAAAGCTCCTTAACAACCTGTAAGATGTATTCTGGCTCGGCATTCAGTCCAGTTCCAACAGCAGTAGCTCCCATATTAATAGTCAAAAGTTCTTTGATAACATTTTCAATGCGTCGAACAGAACGTGCAAGTGCTGCTGCATAGGCAGCAAATTCTTGTCCCAGAGTAATCGGTACAGCATCTTGTAAATGAGTTCGCCCCATTTTCACAACATGTTCAAATTCATTGGCCTTGACATTAAAAGCATCAATCGTTAATTTTAATTCCTGAACAAGTTTTTTAGCTTTCGCTATTGTAGCAATACGAATAGCCGTAGGAATGACATCATTTGTTGATTGAGCCATATTTACATGATTATTCGGAGACAGAAAAGCATAATCACCTTTATTATGGCCTAAAATTTCTAATGCACGATTGGCAATAATCTCATTCGCATTCATATTCATGGAAGTGCCCGCACCGCCTTGAATAGGATCAACTAAAAACTGTTCATGCCGCATGCCATTCATAATCTCCGTAGCAGCTTCCACAATCGCCGTACCATAAAGCGGGGCCAAGCGACCCGTTTTCATATTAGCCAAAGCAGCTGCTTTTTTTACAGTCGCTAAAGCAATAATAAATTCACTACATAACTTTTGTCCAGTTATAGGAAAGTTCTCTACGGCCCGCAAAGTCTGTACGCCATAATATACATCTTCAGGAACTTCCATTTCCCCTAAAAAATCATGTTCAATTCGCATTTATACACCTTCGTTCATAATATTCAAAAATTATATTTACTACTTATATTCTACACCTACCACAGTATAAAGTAAACATTATATTGT is a window from the Pelorhabdus rhamnosifermentans genome containing:
- a CDS encoding aspartate ammonia-lyase, with protein sequence MRIEHDFLGEMEVPEDVYYGVQTLRAVENFPITGQKLCSEFIIALATVKKAAALANMKTGRLAPLYGTAIVEAATEIMNGMRHEQFLVDPIQGGAGTSMNMNANEIIANRALEILGHNKGDYAFLSPNNHVNMAQSTNDVIPTAIRIATIAKAKKLVQELKLTIDAFNVKANEFEHVVKMGRTHLQDAVPITLGQEFAAYAAALARSVRRIENVIKELLTINMGATAVGTGLNAEPEYILQVVKELSKLTGETFSTCTNLVDGTQNTDILAEFSGTLKVGALALSKICNDLRLMASGPRCGLNEIHLEPRQPGSSIMPGKVNPVMPEVVNQVCFQVIGNDTAIGLAVEAGQFELNVMEPVMAYNLFNSLTMLTQVLHVFRTTCVCSIQANEDRCTSLVDNSIGIVTALAPYLGYEQSAQVAKEALETGCPVREIILEKGLLTQEDLAVILSTEEMTHPGIAGSSIIKAAV